Below is a genomic region from Hoeflea sp. 108.
CGCGCGCGACGCACTTCGAAACGAAATCCGGTACGCGTGGCAAGAGCAATCTTGAGGTCGTGTGCCATGACTAAGCTCCATCAATACGCCACGATCGGATCGTGCTTCCGCTCGGGCTGGATGGGCAAGCCTATCCCCTCACTGCCTCACTGCTTTGATCTCCATCAATTTTGCTGCGGCCAGACGCGCCCGTGCGAAGCAATCACTCTGCTTATGGCCTGAGCATATCGAATATTACCTGTCCGACACTCTTGGTACATGCGATGGCTGGTAGCGGCACTGTGAGTGCCGGAAGTGCTCAGGCGCCTTCGTTGTCGGCTTGAGGTCCATCGGCCTTGAGCAGTTTTAATACGTTGATCCAGGCCCCGAAGATTTTTGTATCGGTGAAGTATCTCGACTAGAAGCAGACAGTCCGGAATCGGCCCCCATCCCGCCCCCCCTTTGGCGACCCAAATCGGATTCGAACTGTGCGGCGCAAGAGAAATATTCATTCCTTATTCTAGACACGACAGTCGGAGGACGTTGCCCTGGCAGCATCAACCGCTGCTTTGTCGCAAGATCAATTCTGGTCCTATCAGAACATGATCTAGCTGTGCTCCGCCGTCTAAGATGCCAAGAATTAGTGAACCTGCACGGCTGCCTATCTCCCTGGCGCGGGCATCAATTGTCGTGAGTGTGGGAACGCATATGTCGGCGATCTCGTAGTTTCCGAATCCGCCGACCGCAATGCGTCCCGGGACGGAGAAACCCTGTCGTTGACACTCGGTCAGCGCGCCGAAGGCGGATAGGTCAGATACGCAGATTACAGCCTCGGTGTCAGGAAAGTCAGATAAAAGCCGGGCCATTGCAATCGCACCTTCACGCATGGAAATTGGCGGCGTCCCGGCTGCAATGAGCCGCGTGGGATCTAGCCCGTGCTTCTTCATTGCCGATATGAAACCTCGACGGCGGTCACTGCCACGGGTATCGCGACTGGTATCGCCGCCAAGAAATGCGATGCGTTGATACCCTATTCGTACGAAGTGATCGACCATCCCCCGCACAGCATCGGCATTCGAGAAACCTACGTAGTGTCCGATGGGGTCGGCGGGCACGTCCCAAGTCTCGATAACTGGTATCTGGGCATTCTCCAGCAGCCTGCGCGCGCGCGGCGTATGCTTGCCCCCGGTGACGACGATCGCTTGCGGCTTGCGGCGCAAGAGTTGCTCGATCAGTCGCTCCTCATTCTCTACGTCGTAGTTGGTATAGCCGAGCAGAATCTGCATACCGGCGCCGGCAAGTACTTCGGACAGGCCGGCCACCGTGTCGGCGAAGTTAGCGTTGTTGATCGACGGTATAGTGACGGCGACAAAACCGGTGCGCTGCGAACGGAGATTGGAGGCAGTCGAGTCAAAGACGTACCCCATATCCTCCGCCGTCTTGAGTATGGCCTCGCGGGTTTCTCTGCGGATGAGACTGTCACCCTTGAACGCGCGGGAGACCGTCATCGGCGAGACGCCGGTGATACGCGCGATGTCGGCCATTGTCGGTGGCTTGCGGTTTGGCTTCATCAGCGCAGTCAAATTTCCGGTCGATGCCGTTATAGATATCAGGACACTAGAT
It encodes:
- a CDS encoding substrate-binding domain-containing protein — its product is MADIARITGVSPMTVSRAFKGDSLIRRETREAILKTAEDMGYVFDSTASNLRSQRTGFVAVTIPSINNANFADTVAGLSEVLAGAGMQILLGYTNYDVENEERLIEQLLRRKPQAIVVTGGKHTPRARRLLENAQIPVIETWDVPADPIGHYVGFSNADAVRGMVDHFVRIGYQRIAFLGGDTSRDTRGSDRRRGFISAMKKHGLDPTRLIAAGTPPISMREGAIAMARLLSDFPDTEAVICVSDLSAFGALTECQRQGFSVPGRIAVGGFGNYEIADICVPTLTTIDARAREIGSRAGSLILGILDGGAQLDHVLIGPELILRQSSG